In a single window of the Deltaproteobacteria bacterium genome:
- a CDS encoding acyl-CoA/acyl-ACP dehydrogenase: MYDFLLTPEERHVRDEVRTFVREEITSDFLRKMDRDEIIYPREFVEQLASRNLRGIRFPKKWGGRGLTWVADVAATEEIGCLGMALGCAFVMPSIVGEALNLFGTDEQKEKFLKPYIEGKLVAAEALTEPRGGSDFFGATTKAVLQGDHFVVNGQKRFVVGAEGSDFYLVYCRTNFEPDAHKYQRISLLVIEDGPGVETEYHYGLLGCRGGGTGRLVFRDVKVPKENLIGELHGGALCFNQMMIPERMTSAAGCLGIWGALDLAVRYSNRRAAFGKLIRKFQAVNFMVADSITQLDAARALTYMAARAVDEDYPNKRRIVSEAKRYATEAAWNIVNNAMQVMGGIGYTEVYPMERFLRDTRLSLIWTGTSEIMNLMIQHEYYDEVLNQPYDRRHMEKDAMKPDESERCFTDEDMWEVHESGKDGD; encoded by the coding sequence ATGTACGATTTTTTGCTGACGCCGGAGGAGAGGCACGTAAGAGACGAGGTCAGGACATTCGTCAGGGAGGAAATAACGAGCGATTTCCTCAGAAAAATGGACCGTGACGAGATCATATATCCTCGCGAATTCGTCGAGCAATTGGCAAGCCGTAACCTGCGGGGCATCCGTTTTCCCAAGAAGTGGGGCGGCAGGGGGTTGACCTGGGTGGCGGACGTTGCCGCGACGGAAGAGATCGGCTGTCTCGGAATGGCGCTGGGTTGTGCCTTCGTCATGCCTTCCATCGTCGGTGAAGCCTTGAACCTTTTCGGTACCGACGAACAGAAGGAGAAGTTCCTCAAGCCTTACATTGAAGGAAAGCTCGTTGCCGCCGAGGCCCTGACGGAACCGCGGGGCGGGTCCGACTTCTTCGGGGCCACCACGAAGGCGGTCCTCCAGGGGGACCATTTCGTCGTCAACGGGCAGAAGCGGTTCGTCGTAGGCGCCGAAGGTTCCGATTTTTACCTCGTGTACTGCCGGACGAACTTCGAGCCCGATGCTCACAAATACCAGCGCATCAGCCTCCTCGTCATCGAGGACGGTCCCGGTGTCGAAACCGAGTATCATTACGGTCTTCTGGGATGCCGCGGCGGCGGTACCGGTCGGCTGGTTTTCAGGGACGTAAAGGTGCCGAAAGAGAACCTGATAGGCGAGCTTCACGGCGGTGCCCTGTGCTTCAACCAGATGATGATACCGGAACGCATGACGTCGGCCGCCGGCTGCCTCGGTATCTGGGGGGCGCTGGACCTGGCGGTGAGATATTCGAACCGAAGGGCCGCTTTCGGCAAACTGATCCGGAAATTTCAGGCCGTGAACTTCATGGTCGCAGATTCCATCACCCAGCTGGATGCGGCGCGGGCGCTGACCTACATGGCGGCCCGGGCCGTTGATGAGGATTATCCAAACAAGCGCCGCATCGTGAGCGAGGCGAAGAGATACGCCACGGAGGCCGCCTGGAACATTGTCAACAACGCGATGCAGGTCATGGGGGGTATCGGATATACGGAAGTATATCCCATGGAACGGTTTCTGCGTGACACACGCCTTTCGCTGATATGGACGGGAACGAGCGAGATCATGAACCTCATGATACAGCATGAATATTACGATGAGGTCCTCAATCAGCCTTACGACCGGAGACACATGGAAAAAGACGCCATGAAACCCGATGAAAGTGAACGGTGCTTCACCGACGAAGATATGTGGGAGGTTCACGAAAGCGGAAAGGATGGTGACTGA
- the thiD gene encoding bifunctional hydroxymethylpyrimidine kinase/phosphomethylpyrimidine kinase, whose translation MEITKVLTIAGSDSGGGAGIQADIKTISALGGFGMSVVTALTAQNTLGVQGIHEVPLEFVERQFDSVASDIGIDAAKTGMLANSEIISAVAGKIRQYGVAKLVVDPVMVAKGGARLIREEAKKTLIEELLPLAFVVTPNAPEAEELTGIPVNGIDDMKRAAERICALGAKNVFVKGGHMSGDARDIFFDGRNFHEFSAERIATRNTHGTGCTVSAAIATGLGQGMDAFDAVARAKSYITTAIRFSLAIGSGQGPTNHFAAIFREAERYRCLQELKAAVERLKEGKVGNMIPEIQSNFVYALPCAEDFDDVAGVPGRIIRVGDDVETLHDPAFGASRHVARIVLTVMRHDDTRRSAIDVRFSDEAVSACRELGYDIDEFSRADEPDDVKRREGSSLEWGTGVVVSRRDTVPDMIFDRGDVGKEPVIRILGRDPGDVVEKVLALSRRLRS comes from the coding sequence ATGGAGATAACAAAGGTATTAACTATCGCCGGTTCCGACTCGGGCGGCGGGGCAGGGATCCAGGCCGATATAAAGACCATATCGGCCCTCGGCGGGTTCGGCATGAGCGTCGTGACGGCCCTGACGGCACAGAACACGCTCGGCGTTCAGGGCATACACGAAGTTCCTCTGGAGTTCGTCGAACGGCAGTTCGATTCCGTGGCATCAGATATCGGTATAGACGCCGCTAAGACCGGCATGCTGGCGAATTCGGAAATAATCAGCGCCGTAGCCGGGAAGATCAGACAGTATGGGGTCGCGAAACTGGTGGTTGACCCCGTCATGGTCGCAAAGGGCGGGGCGCGGCTTATCCGGGAAGAGGCGAAGAAAACCCTCATTGAGGAATTGCTTCCTCTTGCCTTCGTCGTAACGCCGAATGCCCCCGAAGCGGAGGAATTGACGGGGATCCCGGTGAACGGCATAGATGACATGAAACGCGCGGCCGAGCGCATCTGCGCGCTGGGCGCGAAAAATGTCTTTGTCAAGGGCGGTCACATGAGCGGTGATGCCAGGGACATCTTCTTCGACGGCAGGAATTTCCACGAGTTTTCCGCAGAGAGGATAGCGACCAGGAATACCCACGGGACGGGCTGTACCGTGTCCGCTGCCATCGCGACAGGGCTCGGTCAGGGCATGGATGCGTTCGATGCCGTGGCTCGCGCGAAAAGCTATATCACCACGGCGATCCGTTTCTCCCTCGCCATCGGGAGCGGTCAGGGGCCGACGAACCACTTCGCTGCCATATTTCGAGAGGCCGAGCGCTATCGCTGCCTGCAGGAACTCAAAGCGGCCGTAGAGCGTCTGAAAGAAGGAAAAGTGGGGAACATGATACCCGAGATCCAGTCGAACTTTGTGTATGCGCTTCCCTGTGCCGAAGACTTCGATGACGTGGCCGGCGTTCCGGGAAGGATCATCCGTGTCGGTGACGATGTGGAAACGCTTCATGACCCGGCTTTTGGTGCTTCGCGTCACGTGGCCAGGATCGTGCTGACCGTGATGCGCCATGATGACACCCGCCGTTCGGCGATCGATGTCCGCTTTTCCGATGAGGCGGTCAGCGCCTGCCGCGAGCTCGGGTACGATATCGATGAATTCAGCCGCGCCGATGAGCCGGATGACGTCAAACGCCGGGAAGGATCATCCCTTGAATGGGGGACCGGTGTCGTCGTGTCCCGGCGAGATACCGTGCCGGACATGATATTCGACCGGGGCGACGTTGGAAAGGAACCGGTGATCCGCATTCTGGGCAGGGACCCCGGAGATGTGGTGGAAAAGGTCCTCGCCCTGTCCCGGCGGCTGCGGTCCTGA
- a CDS encoding VOC family protein yields the protein MAEGAVLLEHLLEEADFGRAASGLAADFRGKYGLPPIHQLGLVVADVEEAAQRLEKRGIGPFFIAAGSPVYWRERGTEGAFRGKMGIAYLSGLELELLEPGEGSDFYRRSLDPGRGTVVQHLGMIVKDVDEWAGRLVAAGFPIFIRGRLRAFPMTTEFAYMDTEETAGFIMEFISWKLFGMPFSMPPSVFHAIGRLERWSGKRTINL from the coding sequence ATGGCTGAAGGGGCGGTGCTTCTGGAGCATCTCCTGGAGGAGGCGGACTTCGGCAGGGCGGCGTCAGGACTGGCCGCTGACTTCAGGGGAAAATACGGTCTTCCGCCGATACATCAGCTCGGCCTCGTTGTGGCCGATGTTGAAGAGGCTGCGCAGCGGCTTGAGAAACGGGGGATCGGCCCCTTTTTCATCGCCGCGGGCAGCCCCGTATACTGGCGCGAAAGAGGGACGGAGGGAGCCTTCCGAGGGAAAATGGGCATTGCCTATCTCAGCGGCCTTGAACTGGAACTGCTGGAACCGGGAGAGGGTTCGGATTTCTACCGGCGTTCTCTCGATCCCGGCAGGGGCACGGTGGTCCAGCACCTTGGCATGATCGTGAAGGACGTCGATGAGTGGGCCGGGAGATTAGTGGCTGCAGGATTTCCCATCTTCATACGGGGGCGTCTCCGGGCCTTCCCGATGACCACAGAATTCGCCTATATGGATACGGAAGAAACAGCGGGTTTCATCATGGAGTTCATATCATGGAAACTTTTCGGAATGCCCTTCAGCATGCCCCCGTCGGTCTTTCATGCCATCGGCAGGCTTGAGCGCTGGAGCGGAAAGCGAACCATTAACCTTTGA
- a CDS encoding ABC transporter ATP-binding protein: MLSVRNLTKRFDTLSVLDGFTLELPRRGFTALVGPSGCGKSTFFDVLTGIVPKDGGDISWLGEPVTDLRDRAAYMQQKDLLLPWLTLMGNALLPARISGRDGEAAKKAGSLFDRLGLRGFEQYPPQKVSGGMRQRCALVRTLMFDRELVLLDEPLSALDAITRRSLQSYLLLLQSEFQRTILMITHDVEEALLLADEVLVLTAFPMTVRERFSLTREKPRRADEREFMEMKEHILRVLQEESGNGLTGAAACVAWRDRRE; this comes from the coding sequence ATGCTCTCTGTGCGAAACCTTACAAAGCGGTTCGATACGCTCAGTGTTCTTGACGGGTTCACCCTGGAACTGCCCCGTCGGGGGTTCACGGCCCTGGTGGGGCCATCCGGTTGCGGGAAAAGCACCTTTTTCGACGTCCTGACCGGTATCGTGCCGAAGGACGGCGGGGATATCTCCTGGCTTGGGGAACCGGTGACGGACCTCCGCGACCGGGCGGCGTACATGCAGCAGAAGGACCTCCTCCTGCCCTGGCTTACCCTCATGGGGAACGCCCTTCTTCCGGCGCGGATATCCGGCCGTGATGGTGAAGCGGCGAAAAAGGCCGGCTCTCTGTTCGACCGTCTCGGTTTGCGCGGTTTCGAGCAGTATCCGCCGCAGAAGGTTTCAGGGGGGATGCGGCAGCGCTGCGCCCTCGTCCGGACCCTCATGTTCGATCGGGAACTGGTGCTACTTGACGAGCCCCTCTCGGCGCTCGACGCGATCACGAGACGGAGCCTGCAGTCGTACCTGCTGCTCCTGCAGAGTGAATTTCAGCGGACCATCCTCATGATCACCCACGATGTGGAGGAGGCGCTCCTGCTGGCCGATGAGGTCCTTGTCCTGACGGCATTCCCCATGACCGTCAGGGAGCGGTTCTCGCTCACGAGAGAAAAACCGCGGCGGGCCGATGAAAGGGAATTCATGGAGATGAAGGAACACATCCTGCGGGTTCTCCAGGAAGAGAGCGGGAACGGTCTGACAGGAGCCGCCGCGTGCGTCGCATGGAGGGACAGGCGGGAATGA
- a CDS encoding ABC transporter substrate-binding protein, which produces MKKIIPGVLLILILTVPAQAVEQLTLMLDWFPNVDHVPLYVAKAQGLFADEGVDVEILSPSGTTDALKLAASGNVDLAIAYEPQVIMAAAEGLDITVVGRLVEHPLSVLLFLKGKGIEKPADLEGRTIGYTVPGMMDILTQAFAKKNGIRSYRLVNVGFAIVQSLVSGKVDAVMGPYRNYEVVELEEKGYDAGYFDLVQWGIPDYDELVVITGGKVLREKSAAVRGFVSALERSIASTVQDPAASLELYFTAVPEAPRDMETKAFAITLPLFARSQEHDAARWQAFADFAAAEGLIRKRVEVTKILGSGGIKP; this is translated from the coding sequence CTGAAAAAAATTATCCCCGGGGTCCTGCTTATCCTGATCCTGACCGTTCCCGCCCAGGCGGTTGAACAGCTTACACTCATGCTGGACTGGTTTCCCAATGTGGACCATGTTCCCCTCTATGTTGCCAAGGCACAGGGACTCTTTGCCGACGAGGGCGTCGACGTTGAGATTCTGAGCCCGTCGGGAACGACCGATGCCCTGAAACTGGCCGCGTCCGGCAATGTCGACCTGGCCATCGCCTATGAACCGCAGGTGATCATGGCGGCCGCCGAGGGGCTTGACATCACCGTCGTGGGACGCTTGGTCGAGCACCCTCTCAGCGTCCTTCTCTTTCTGAAAGGGAAGGGAATAGAAAAACCCGCCGACCTGGAAGGAAGAACGATCGGGTATACCGTGCCGGGCATGATGGACATTCTGACACAGGCCTTCGCGAAAAAGAACGGCATCCGATCCTATCGTCTGGTGAACGTCGGGTTTGCCATCGTACAGTCCCTGGTCTCGGGAAAGGTGGACGCGGTCATGGGGCCCTACCGGAATTATGAGGTGGTTGAACTGGAAGAGAAAGGGTACGACGCCGGGTATTTCGACCTCGTTCAATGGGGGATCCCCGATTATGACGAACTGGTCGTGATCACGGGAGGGAAGGTCCTCCGGGAAAAATCCGCGGCGGTCCGCGGCTTCGTCAGTGCCCTCGAACGGTCCATCGCCAGCACCGTGCAGGATCCCGCGGCATCACTGGAACTGTATTTTACGGCCGTTCCCGAGGCACCCCGGGACATGGAGACGAAGGCGTTCGCGATCACCCTGCCGCTCTTTGCCCGCAGCCAGGAGCACGATGCGGCACGATGGCAGGCCTTCGCGGACTTCGCTGCGGCGGAGGGATTGATCAGGAAGCGCGTTGAGGTGACGAAAATACTCGGAAGCGGGGGGATAAAACCCTGA
- a CDS encoding hemolysin III family protein: protein MPADGTFSRYSLGEEIANSITHGVGIVLAIAGLAVLTAFSALFGTASHIVGCSIFGATLILLYTASTLYHGIRSPRVKRVLRLIDHSAIFLLIAGTYTPFTLVSLRGPWGWSLFGVIWGLAVLGILFELSPLRRFTVVSIILYIAMGWVVIVAIKPLFSALAPGGLILLFAGGISYTAGVGFYVFDRLPYNHAIWHLFVLAGSVLHFFAILFYVVPVAVA, encoded by the coding sequence ATGCCGGCAGACGGGACATTCAGCCGGTACAGTCTGGGTGAGGAAATAGCGAACAGTATCACCCATGGGGTCGGTATCGTTCTCGCCATCGCGGGTCTCGCCGTGCTGACGGCATTTTCCGCCCTTTTCGGAACGGCCTCTCACATTGTGGGATGCAGCATTTTCGGCGCCACGCTGATCCTTTTATACACCGCATCGACACTGTACCACGGTATCCGGTCACCCCGGGTGAAGCGTGTCCTGAGATTGATCGACCACTCAGCCATATTCCTTCTGATAGCGGGCACCTACACGCCTTTCACGCTTGTCAGTCTTCGCGGCCCCTGGGGGTGGTCGCTTTTCGGGGTCATCTGGGGGCTGGCCGTTCTGGGGATCCTCTTTGAGCTGTCACCGCTCAGGCGGTTCACCGTTGTATCGATCATTCTGTATATCGCCATGGGCTGGGTGGTGATCGTCGCCATCAAGCCCCTTTTCTCGGCGCTTGCGCCCGGCGGTCTGATACTGCTTTTCGCGGGTGGAATTTCCTACACGGCGGGTGTCGGTTTCTACGTTTTTGATCGGCTTCCCTATAATCACGCCATCTGGCATCTGTTCGTCCTTGCCGGGAGCGTCCTGCATTTTTTCGCTATACTGTTTTATGTCGTTCCAGTTGCGGTCGCATGA
- a CDS encoding ABC transporter permease, producing MKERSTLISGMLVVTICGFWELACHIFAIPEFILPAPTRIIAVALLDAPLLIPHAGVTALEILLGIVLSLLIAVPLATLMFAHPAIERALAPFLIVSQAIPVFALAPLLVIWLGYGIASKVLMAAIIIFFPITVSLLEGYKNCGSEHIMLFRLMGSSFGDTLRLLYWPWALPFFFAGLKVGVTVATIGAVIGEWVGAQKGLGYLMIQANARLNVAMVFAAIFWLSVMGLTLWVFVGYLERKIIYWK from the coding sequence ATGAAAGAGCGGTCGACGCTCATATCCGGCATGCTGGTGGTTACCATATGCGGTTTCTGGGAGCTGGCCTGCCATATCTTCGCCATTCCCGAGTTCATCCTTCCCGCGCCGACCCGCATCATTGCGGTGGCCCTGCTTGACGCTCCGCTCCTCATCCCCCATGCGGGGGTCACGGCCCTCGAGATACTTCTGGGCATCGTTCTTTCCCTTCTCATCGCCGTGCCTCTCGCAACGCTCATGTTCGCTCACCCGGCCATAGAGCGTGCGCTTGCCCCCTTCCTCATCGTGTCCCAGGCCATCCCCGTTTTCGCCCTGGCGCCCCTGCTGGTGATCTGGCTGGGGTATGGCATAGCGAGCAAGGTACTGATGGCGGCGATCATCATTTTTTTCCCCATCACGGTCAGCCTTCTTGAAGGGTACAAGAACTGCGGGTCCGAACATATCATGCTTTTCCGCCTCATGGGCTCTTCCTTCGGAGATACGCTGCGGCTGCTCTACTGGCCCTGGGCGCTGCCCTTTTTCTTCGCGGGTCTCAAGGTGGGTGTCACCGTAGCAACGATCGGCGCGGTTATCGGTGAGTGGGTGGGGGCTCAGAAAGGCCTGGGATATCTGATGATACAGGCTAACGCACGGCTGAACGTCGCCATGGTCTTCGCTGCCATCTTTTGGCTGTCCGTCATGGGGCTCACACTGTGGGTCTTTGTGGGATACCTGGAAAGAAAGATCATCTATTGGAAATGA
- a CDS encoding divalent metal cation transporter has protein sequence MMLKRWRAYFKEMGPAWIIAADASGPATLASLCIAGAAYSYRMLWVVLLSVLFGATAQYLAARIGVIEGKGIIETVESRLGPVWGWILAIDALAVTWLAALVLMNALVGVTSLMTGINSPFWSVPFALVIAFMLIRGGYRWFEILCKCLIVFVLCCFVITLGMVDLSWKEIGRGLIPNIPGGMESALMMAAIMGGAVHITIIGLHTYNTNAKGWTRKDLPLARFDNAVSMGIAFGLYSVIIFFVAASVLHPHHITVRTATDAALSLEPLLGKSAMFIFLVGIWGAAFSTLSPTMLAATYFFVDKMKWPLYRGDRRFAWTAAVGAAIVAFGPFLKGGFFLLLPLMLALGLCGTPLIIAMILYLLNRKDIAGADRNSPVLNVLGVLTLLVTTFLAVRFIVMKLL, from the coding sequence ATGATGTTGAAGCGATGGCGTGCATATTTCAAAGAGATGGGGCCTGCCTGGATCATTGCGGCTGACGCGAGTGGTCCCGCAACGCTGGCGAGTCTCTGTATCGCCGGCGCCGCCTATTCATACCGCATGCTCTGGGTTGTTCTCCTGAGCGTTCTCTTCGGCGCCACGGCCCAGTACCTGGCAGCCCGGATCGGCGTCATCGAGGGAAAGGGGATCATCGAAACCGTTGAATCGAGGCTCGGACCCGTCTGGGGATGGATACTCGCCATCGATGCCCTGGCGGTCACCTGGCTTGCCGCCCTTGTTCTCATGAACGCGCTCGTCGGTGTCACCTCGCTGATGACAGGCATCAACTCCCCCTTCTGGAGTGTTCCTTTTGCCCTTGTCATCGCCTTCATGCTCATACGCGGGGGGTACCGCTGGTTCGAAATACTCTGCAAGTGCCTCATTGTGTTCGTGCTCTGCTGTTTCGTCATCACCCTCGGAATGGTGGACCTTTCCTGGAAGGAAATAGGGCGGGGACTTATCCCCAATATACCGGGCGGCATGGAATCGGCCCTGATGATGGCCGCCATCATGGGTGGCGCCGTCCACATCACCATTATCGGGCTTCATACGTACAACACGAACGCGAAGGGTTGGACGAGGAAGGACCTGCCTCTCGCGCGATTCGATAACGCCGTCTCCATGGGTATCGCCTTCGGATTATACAGCGTCATCATATTTTTTGTGGCCGCCTCCGTTCTGCATCCTCATCATATAACGGTCCGGACCGCCACCGACGCCGCGCTGAGCCTTGAGCCGCTCCTTGGAAAAAGCGCCATGTTCATTTTTCTCGTGGGGATATGGGGGGCGGCATTTTCCACGCTGTCCCCGACAATGCTGGCGGCGACCTACTTTTTTGTCGATAAGATGAAGTGGCCCCTCTACCGGGGTGACCGCCGGTTTGCCTGGACGGCTGCCGTCGGGGCCGCCATCGTCGCGTTCGGACCCTTCCTCAAGGGAGGTTTTTTCCTTCTTCTCCCGCTGATGCTTGCTCTCGGTCTGTGCGGAACCCCGCTTATTATCGCCATGATCCTGTATCTCCTCAACAGAAAGGATATTGCGGGAGCGGACAGGAATTCACCGGTGCTCAATGTGCTGGGTGTGCTGACACTCCTGGTAACGACCTTTTTAGCGGTGCGCTTCATCGTTATGAAGTTGCTGTGA